One window from the genome of Streptococcus parasanguinis encodes:
- a CDS encoding EsaB/YukD family protein produces the protein MDQHINVTFRMNGASHDLRIPTRMEVRRLIRELDQIFGPAMEPRSKYQLRVVNKGILLDEGKVVQEYPITSGDLIEIEEW, from the coding sequence ATGGACCAACATATCAATGTCACCTTCCGTATGAATGGTGCAAGCCATGACCTCCGTATCCCAACGCGGATGGAGGTGCGACGCTTGATTCGGGAATTGGATCAGATCTTTGGGCCTGCCATGGAGCCTAGAAGCAAGTATCAGTTGCGCGTGGTAAATAAAGGCATCTTGTTGGATGAAGGCAAGGTGGTACAAGAGTATCCGATCACAAGTGGTGATCTGATCGAGATTGAGGAGTGGTAA
- the essC gene encoding type VII secretion protein EssC, with the protein MKKRIILYKKGFRYELALEEGKTATVSNQETAQLTLASQENPLHFQWSQGEIFYQYGEDKGVLENSKILGDVVCYLATGEVHTYELLDKEEILLADEKGADVRLHYPVRFLLVKKEQTWTCQLLSGKLYHNHKLVSEATFPLAFGDELAIGDVTFKLYPEEFGVEGTVEVSPYLVPRLHSRYDFYKDYPEYHRSPRIIYRSSEDKILINPPGAEPQKPSDELLKLIMPPLIMVGVTLLITIFQPRGLYIIATVSMSVVSVIFSVQGFFKNRKKYKEDKKERVELYHLYLKDKAKDLEQLSRKQREGMFYHFPAIEDLTKMVKRYDSRIYEKTPLHFDFLAYRLGLGKVPTSYELKYGQEERSGKKDALEEEGYALFQAHQKIDNLPIVASLNRGPVGYVGPRPIVLEQLQLLVAQLAVFHSYHDLTIIPIIPEEEKESWDWMRWLPHATLQDMNVRSFVYNQRTRDQVLNSLNQILKLRKAQKEEEKANDIKIFHPHYVVLITDETLILDHVIMEFFREDPTELGCSIIYVADVLSSLSENIQTVISIKDRNQGQLLLQEGVLRELDFQLDHFPEGYDKEAISRGLAPLKHIQQLKSSIPDSVTFLEMYQAETFNDLKVLSRWASHAPYQSLAVPIGLRGKDDLVYLNLHEKAHGPHGLIAGTTGSGKSETIQSYILSLAVNFHPHDVAFLLIDYKGGGMANLFKDLPHLLGTITNLDGAQSMRALASINAEIHRRERLFGQYGVNHINQYQKKFKLGEATEPLPHLFLISDEFAELKVNQPDFIKELVSIARVGRSLGVHLILATQKPSGVVDDQIWSNSRFKLALKVADRGDSMEMLRTADAAEITQTGRAYLQVGNNEVYELFQTAWSGADYQPEKDQLGIEDHTIYLINELGQYEVLNQDLSGLDMAEEIKEVPTELDVIVQEINHLHQQEGIAAVAQPWLPPLKERITLDELEKVVPIEAWQKQTAPSVLIGVADIPQAQKQEAVAIDLSKDGNILLYGSPGTGKTTFLQTAAMDLARKQSPENLTMYLLDFGTNGLAPLTQLPHVADSLLLDQTEKIQKFIRIINRELDRRKKLLSEHGVGTIALYREVTGKQEPTMVILMDSYESMKDEPYETDLFKLFMRISREGLSIGVHLIITASRQNNLRAQLYSNFKHQLTLPQNDISEVRGIVGATPLASTMEDIKGRALMKRDEVDVVQFALPVAGDNDIQIINNLRDQVQSLKEMWTGHTPAGIPMVPDELTEAAFYGREDVAALLDGGKVPLGLDLETVEPVTWDPDVSNLLYLTSKESQMTNLLKQLIQYGQKHQEKLVVFAPEHNFLPKIENIEILSSKEDVMDMIGGLALKVSERLDKRLTDHVVKIIILDFAHFVDGLDSVTQQKLISVLEKGYRVGYSSVIMSDSGISSRYDPVTKEVKKISQVLLGLRYTDQTIVTAVNKPIREGQLNYQEHYYIRQNTLNKIKVLVDKESI; encoded by the coding sequence ATGAAAAAACGTATCATACTCTATAAAAAAGGTTTTCGCTATGAGCTAGCGCTAGAAGAAGGGAAGACAGCGACCGTCTCTAATCAAGAAACAGCTCAGTTGACCCTGGCTTCGCAAGAAAATCCCCTTCATTTTCAATGGAGTCAAGGAGAAATCTTCTACCAGTATGGTGAAGACAAGGGTGTGCTTGAAAATAGCAAGATCCTTGGGGATGTGGTCTGCTACTTGGCGACAGGAGAAGTCCATACCTATGAACTGTTAGACAAGGAAGAAATCCTTCTAGCAGATGAAAAGGGTGCGGATGTGCGCTTGCATTATCCAGTGCGCTTTCTCCTTGTGAAAAAAGAGCAGACTTGGACTTGCCAGCTCTTATCTGGAAAACTCTACCATAACCATAAACTCGTCAGTGAAGCGACTTTTCCACTGGCCTTTGGGGATGAGCTTGCCATTGGAGATGTGACCTTTAAGCTCTATCCAGAAGAATTTGGGGTAGAAGGGACTGTCGAAGTAAGTCCTTATCTAGTGCCGCGTTTGCATTCACGCTATGACTTCTATAAGGACTATCCAGAGTACCACCGGTCTCCGCGGATCATCTACCGGAGTTCAGAAGACAAGATCTTGATCAATCCTCCGGGAGCGGAGCCTCAAAAGCCATCAGATGAACTCTTGAAGTTGATCATGCCACCCCTCATCATGGTTGGGGTGACCCTCTTGATCACCATTTTCCAACCGCGGGGGCTCTATATCATCGCGACGGTATCCATGTCTGTAGTCAGTGTGATCTTTTCGGTCCAAGGATTCTTCAAGAATCGTAAGAAATACAAAGAAGACAAGAAAGAGCGCGTGGAGCTCTACCATCTCTATCTCAAGGACAAGGCCAAGGACTTGGAACAGCTATCTCGTAAGCAACGAGAAGGGATGTTTTACCATTTCCCAGCGATCGAAGACTTGACCAAGATGGTCAAACGCTATGACTCGCGGATCTACGAAAAAACACCGCTTCATTTTGACTTTTTGGCCTATCGTTTGGGCTTGGGCAAGGTTCCAACCAGCTATGAGCTCAAATATGGTCAGGAAGAGCGTAGTGGGAAGAAAGATGCCTTGGAAGAAGAAGGCTATGCTCTTTTCCAAGCTCACCAAAAGATCGACAATCTTCCGATTGTAGCCAGCCTTAATCGGGGACCTGTCGGGTACGTCGGCCCTCGTCCTATCGTGCTAGAGCAGTTGCAACTCCTCGTTGCCCAATTGGCTGTCTTTCACTCTTACCATGATCTGACCATTATTCCGATCATTCCAGAAGAGGAAAAAGAAAGCTGGGATTGGATGCGCTGGTTGCCTCATGCAACTCTGCAAGATATGAATGTCCGTAGTTTTGTCTACAATCAGCGGACACGCGATCAGGTCTTGAACAGTCTCAACCAAATCCTCAAGCTCCGCAAGGCGCAAAAAGAGGAAGAAAAAGCCAATGATATCAAGATCTTCCACCCGCACTATGTGGTCCTCATTACCGATGAGACCTTGATTTTGGACCATGTCATCATGGAGTTCTTCCGTGAGGATCCGACAGAGTTAGGCTGCTCCATTATCTATGTGGCAGACGTGCTCTCATCTCTTTCTGAAAATATCCAAACGGTTATCTCTATCAAGGACCGCAACCAAGGGCAATTGCTCTTGCAAGAAGGGGTTCTTCGAGAGCTTGACTTCCAATTGGATCACTTCCCTGAAGGCTATGACAAGGAAGCCATCTCGCGTGGCCTTGCCCCACTGAAACATATCCAACAGCTCAAGAGTTCCATTCCGGACTCGGTGACCTTCCTTGAAATGTACCAGGCAGAAACTTTCAATGACCTCAAGGTCTTGAGTCGTTGGGCGAGCCATGCTCCTTACCAAAGTTTGGCAGTACCGATTGGTCTGCGTGGGAAGGACGATTTGGTATACCTCAATCTCCATGAAAAAGCTCATGGGCCACACGGTTTGATCGCGGGGACAACCGGTTCTGGTAAGTCTGAGACCATTCAGTCTTATATCCTGAGCCTTGCCGTTAACTTCCACCCACACGATGTGGCTTTTCTCCTCATCGACTACAAGGGTGGGGGAATGGCCAACCTCTTCAAGGATCTGCCTCACTTACTTGGGACCATCACCAACTTGGATGGTGCCCAGTCTATGCGGGCCCTAGCCTCTATTAATGCGGAGATCCATCGTCGGGAACGCCTATTTGGCCAATATGGGGTCAACCATATCAACCAATACCAAAAGAAATTTAAACTCGGTGAAGCGACCGAACCGCTTCCTCACCTCTTCTTGATCAGTGACGAGTTTGCCGAACTCAAGGTCAACCAACCAGACTTCATCAAGGAACTGGTCTCTATCGCGCGTGTCGGGCGTTCCCTTGGGGTACACTTGATCCTTGCGACGCAAAAACCTTCTGGGGTCGTGGATGACCAGATCTGGTCCAACTCCCGCTTCAAGCTAGCCCTCAAGGTGGCAGACCGTGGGGACTCTATGGAGATGCTGCGGACGGCAGATGCGGCTGAGATCACCCAGACCGGTCGTGCCTACCTCCAAGTCGGAAATAACGAAGTCTATGAGCTCTTCCAAACCGCTTGGTCAGGAGCAGACTACCAGCCTGAGAAGGACCAGCTAGGGATCGAAGACCATACCATCTACTTGATCAATGAACTGGGCCAATACGAAGTCCTCAACCAAGACCTCTCTGGTCTGGATATGGCAGAAGAAATCAAGGAAGTGCCAACAGAGCTGGATGTCATCGTGCAAGAAATCAATCACTTGCACCAACAAGAAGGCATCGCAGCTGTGGCCCAACCATGGTTGCCACCGCTCAAAGAGCGGATCACGCTGGATGAGTTAGAAAAGGTCGTACCAATCGAGGCTTGGCAAAAACAGACAGCTCCAAGCGTCCTGATCGGGGTCGCCGATATCCCGCAAGCGCAAAAGCAAGAAGCAGTCGCCATCGATCTGTCAAAAGATGGCAATATCCTTCTTTACGGAAGTCCAGGTACAGGAAAGACCACTTTCCTCCAGACAGCCGCAATGGATCTGGCTCGCAAGCAGAGCCCAGAAAATCTGACTATGTATCTGCTGGATTTCGGAACCAATGGTCTAGCACCCTTGACTCAATTGCCACATGTGGCCGATAGCCTCTTGCTGGATCAGACGGAGAAAATCCAGAAATTCATCCGGATCATCAACCGTGAGTTGGATCGCCGCAAGAAGCTGCTTTCTGAGCATGGTGTCGGCACCATCGCCCTCTACCGTGAAGTAACCGGTAAGCAAGAGCCGACCATGGTCATCCTCATGGATAGCTATGAGTCCATGAAGGACGAGCCTTATGAGACAGACCTCTTCAAGCTCTTCATGCGGATCTCTCGTGAAGGTCTCAGCATCGGTGTGCACTTGATCATCACAGCTAGCCGTCAGAACAACCTGCGGGCTCAGCTCTATTCAAACTTCAAGCATCAGCTGACCTTGCCACAAAATGATATCTCTGAAGTCCGCGGTATCGTGGGAGCAACCCCACTGGCGTCTACGATGGAAGACATTAAGGGACGCGCCCTCATGAAGCGTGACGAAGTCGATGTCGTCCAGTTCGCCCTACCAGTTGCAGGGGACAATGATATCCAAATCATTAACAACCTCCGCGACCAAGTCCAAAGTCTCAAAGAGATGTGGACAGGCCACACCCCAGCAGGTATCCCAATGGTGCCAGATGAGTTGACAGAAGCAGCCTTCTATGGACGTGAGGATGTAGCGGCCTTGCTGGATGGAGGTAAAGTACCTCTCGGACTGGATCTGGAAACAGTTGAACCGGTAACATGGGATCCTGATGTATCAAACTTACTTTATTTAACAAGTAAAGAAAGTCAAATGACAAATCTGCTAAAACAATTAATCCAGTATGGTCAAAAACATCAAGAGAAATTAGTTGTATTTGCACCTGAACATAATTTCTTACCTAAAATAGAGAATATAGAAATATTAAGCTCAAAAGAAGATGTAATGGATATGATTGGCGGGTTAGCATTAAAGGTTTCTGAGCGACTAGATAAACGATTGACAGATCATGTAGTGAAAATCATTATCCTTGATTTTGCACATTTTGTAGATGGTTTAGATTCAGTAACACAGCAAAAATTAATCAGTGTATTAGAAAAAGGCTATCGTGTAGGTTACAGTTCTGTAATTATGAGTGATTCAGGTATTTCTAGCCGTTATGATCCTGTAACAAAAGAAGTGAAGAAAATATCACAGGTTCTTTTAGGTCTTCGATATACAGATCAGACAATTGTTACAGCAGTCAATAAACCAATTAGAGAAGGGCAACTAAACTATCAAGAGCATTATTATATTAGACAAAATACCTTGAATAAAATTAAGGTTTTAGTAGATAAGGAGTCAATATGA
- a CDS encoding PolC-type DNA polymerase III: MSNTFEILMDQLDMPLEMRSSSAFLHAEIQEVVVHKVSRVWEFRFAFAEVLPIALFKELRQRLKDEFSKTGNQATFTIQVANQEFSDDLLQAYYREVFEDGPCASQGFKGLYQDLQVRAEGQELIISGPSSVDTEHFRKNHLPNLAKQLEAFGFPHFTCRVESDEELTEQEVARFEEENEKIFQAANEETLRAMESLAQMAPPPAVEEKPSFDFKAKKAAAKPKLDKAEITPMIEITTEENRIVFEGVVFDVEHKVTRTGRVLISFKMTDYTSSFSLQKWVKNEEEAQKFDMIKKNSWLRVRGNIEMNNFTRDLTMNVQDIQEVVHYARKDLMPEGERRVEFHAHTNMSTMDALPEVEELIAKAAEWGHKAVAITDHGNVQSFPHGFKAAKKAGIQLIYGMEANIVEDKVPITYNEVDLDLNEATYVVFDVETTGLSAIYNDLIQVAASKMYKGNVIEEFDEFIDPGHPLSAFTTQLTGITNEHVRGAKPLVQVLKEFQAFCEGTVLVAHNATFDVGFMNANYERHGLPKITQPVIDTLEFARNLYPDFKRHGLGPLTKRFGVGLEHHHMANYDAEATGRLLFIFIKDVAEKHGVTNLKDLNIDLIDENSYKKARVKHATLYVKNQTGLKNMFKLVSLSGTKYFEGVPRIPKTVLDAHREGLILGSACSEGEVFDAVMSQGVDAAVEVAKYYDFIEVMPPAIYAPLIAKEQVKDMEELQTIIKSLIEVGDRLGKPVLATGNVHYLEPEDEIYREIIVRSLGQGAMINRTIGHGEDAQPAPLPKAHFRTTNEMLDEFAFLGEDLARKIVIENTNALAETFEPVEVVKGDLYTPFIDKAEETVAELTYKRAFEIYGNPLPDIVDLRIEKELTSILGNGFAVIYLASQMLVHRSNERGYLVGSRGSVGSSFVATMIGITEVNPLSPHYVCSQCQYSEFITDGSYGSGFDMPDKDCPNCGHKLSKNGQDIPFETFLGFDGDKVPDIDLNFSGEDQPSAHLDVRDIFGEEYAFRAGTVGTVAAKTAYGFVKGYERDFGKYYRDAEVERLALGAAGVKRTTGQHPGGIVVIPNYMDVYDFTPVQYPADDVTAEWQTTHFNFHDIDENVLKLDVLGHDDPTMIRKLQDLSGIDPNDIPMDDPGVMALFSGTEVLGVTAEQIGTPTGMLGIPEFGTNFVRGMVEETHPTTFAELLQLSGLSHGTDVWLGNAQDLIKAGIADLSTVIGCRDDIMVYLMHAGLKPKMAFTIMERVRKGMWLKISEEERNGYIQAMKENNVPEWYIESCGKIKYMFPKAHAAAYVMMALRVAYFKVHHPLYYYCAYFSIRAKAFDIKTMGAGLEAVKARMKEIAEKRKNNEASNVEIDLYTTLEIVNEMWERGFKFGKLDLYRSQATEFLIDGDTLIPPFVAMDGLGENVAKQIVRAREEGEFLSKTELRKRGGVSSTLVEKMDEMGILGNMPEDNQLSLFDDLF; encoded by the coding sequence ATGTCCAACACCTTTGAAATTTTAATGGATCAGCTGGATATGCCGCTGGAGATGCGATCTTCCAGTGCCTTTTTGCATGCGGAGATTCAAGAAGTCGTGGTGCACAAGGTCAGTCGGGTTTGGGAGTTCCGCTTTGCCTTTGCGGAGGTCTTGCCCATTGCTTTGTTTAAGGAATTGCGCCAGCGCTTGAAGGACGAATTTTCAAAGACAGGAAACCAGGCGACCTTTACCATCCAAGTGGCCAATCAGGAATTTTCTGATGATTTATTGCAGGCCTACTATCGTGAGGTCTTTGAGGATGGGCCTTGCGCTAGTCAAGGCTTTAAGGGACTTTACCAGGACTTGCAGGTGCGTGCGGAAGGGCAGGAATTGATCATCTCTGGGCCTTCTTCGGTTGATACAGAGCATTTTCGTAAGAACCATTTGCCCAACCTTGCCAAGCAGTTGGAAGCCTTTGGTTTTCCGCATTTCACCTGTCGAGTGGAGTCTGATGAGGAGTTGACAGAGCAAGAAGTGGCACGCTTTGAGGAGGAAAATGAAAAGATCTTCCAAGCAGCCAATGAAGAGACCTTGCGGGCTATGGAATCCTTGGCCCAGATGGCTCCGCCACCAGCGGTTGAAGAAAAGCCATCTTTTGACTTCAAGGCTAAGAAAGCTGCGGCTAAACCTAAGCTAGACAAGGCTGAGATCACTCCGATGATCGAGATCACGACAGAAGAGAACCGGATTGTCTTTGAGGGTGTGGTCTTTGACGTGGAGCACAAGGTGACGCGGACCGGTCGGGTCTTGATCAGCTTTAAGATGACCGACTATACCTCGAGTTTTTCCCTTCAGAAATGGGTCAAAAATGAGGAAGAAGCCCAGAAGTTTGACATGATCAAGAAGAACAGCTGGCTCCGGGTGCGGGGAAATATCGAAATGAACAATTTCACGCGCGACTTAACTATGAATGTCCAAGACATCCAGGAAGTTGTGCATTATGCCCGCAAAGACCTGATGCCAGAGGGTGAGCGCCGGGTGGAATTCCACGCCCATACCAATATGTCGACTATGGATGCCCTGCCGGAAGTCGAAGAGCTGATCGCCAAGGCAGCTGAGTGGGGACATAAGGCGGTGGCCATTACCGACCATGGCAATGTGCAGAGTTTCCCACATGGCTTTAAAGCAGCCAAGAAAGCTGGGATCCAGCTGATCTATGGGATGGAAGCCAATATCGTAGAGGACAAGGTGCCCATCACCTATAACGAGGTGGATCTGGACCTCAATGAAGCGACTTATGTGGTCTTTGACGTGGAAACGACGGGACTTTCAGCCATTTACAATGACTTGATCCAGGTCGCCGCTTCTAAAATGTACAAGGGTAATGTCATTGAGGAGTTTGACGAGTTTATCGATCCGGGCCATCCTCTGTCTGCCTTTACAACCCAATTGACAGGGATCACTAATGAGCATGTCCGTGGGGCTAAACCTTTGGTGCAGGTCTTGAAGGAATTTCAAGCCTTCTGTGAGGGAACCGTTCTTGTCGCCCACAATGCTACCTTTGACGTGGGCTTCATGAATGCCAACTACGAGCGCCATGGTCTTCCCAAGATTACCCAGCCAGTCATCGATACCCTGGAATTTGCCCGCAACCTCTATCCGGATTTTAAACGGCATGGCTTGGGGCCATTGACCAAGCGCTTTGGAGTAGGCTTGGAGCACCACCACATGGCCAACTACGATGCGGAAGCGACGGGGCGCCTGCTCTTTATCTTCATCAAAGATGTCGCTGAAAAGCATGGGGTGACCAATCTCAAGGACTTGAATATCGATTTGATCGATGAGAATTCTTATAAGAAGGCGCGGGTCAAGCATGCGACACTCTATGTCAAGAATCAGACTGGCCTTAAGAATATGTTTAAACTGGTCTCACTTTCTGGGACCAAGTATTTCGAAGGAGTTCCACGGATTCCCAAGACTGTGCTGGATGCCCACCGCGAGGGCTTGATCCTTGGATCGGCTTGCTCGGAAGGGGAAGTCTTTGATGCGGTCATGTCGCAAGGTGTGGATGCGGCAGTCGAAGTGGCCAAGTATTACGACTTTATCGAGGTGATGCCACCGGCTATCTATGCACCCCTCATTGCCAAGGAGCAGGTCAAGGACATGGAGGAGCTCCAGACCATTATCAAGAGCTTGATCGAAGTGGGAGATCGCCTCGGCAAGCCTGTTCTTGCGACAGGAAATGTCCACTATCTGGAGCCGGAAGATGAGATCTATCGGGAGATCATTGTCCGTAGTCTTGGTCAAGGAGCCATGATCAACCGGACCATCGGACACGGAGAAGATGCCCAGCCAGCGCCACTGCCAAAAGCGCATTTTAGAACCACCAATGAAATGCTGGATGAATTTGCCTTTTTGGGAGAAGACTTGGCGCGCAAGATTGTCATTGAAAACACCAATGCGCTCGCAGAGACCTTTGAGCCGGTCGAAGTAGTCAAGGGTGACCTCTATACGCCATTTATCGACAAGGCCGAAGAAACAGTTGCAGAATTGACCTATAAGCGGGCCTTTGAGATCTATGGTAATCCGCTCCCTGATATTGTCGATTTGCGGATTGAAAAAGAATTGACCTCCATCTTGGGGAATGGCTTTGCCGTGATTTATCTGGCATCGCAAATGCTGGTGCACCGTTCCAATGAGCGGGGCTACCTGGTTGGATCGCGTGGGTCCGTTGGATCCAGCTTTGTCGCGACCATGATTGGGATCACCGAGGTTAATCCGCTTTCGCCTCACTATGTTTGTAGCCAGTGCCAGTACAGTGAGTTCATCACAGACGGTTCTTATGGATCTGGTTTTGATATGCCAGACAAGGATTGTCCAAACTGTGGCCACAAGCTCAGCAAAAATGGGCAGGATATTCCCTTTGAAACCTTCCTTGGTTTCGATGGGGACAAGGTACCCGATATCGATTTGAACTTCTCCGGGGAAGACCAGCCAAGCGCCCACTTGGATGTTCGGGATATTTTTGGGGAAGAATATGCCTTCCGGGCAGGAACGGTAGGTACGGTCGCAGCTAAGACTGCCTATGGTTTTGTCAAGGGCTATGAGCGTGATTTTGGCAAGTACTACCGAGATGCCGAGGTCGAGCGCTTAGCTCTCGGTGCGGCTGGGGTCAAACGGACGACCGGTCAGCACCCGGGGGGAATCGTTGTTATTCCAAACTATATGGATGTCTACGACTTTACTCCGGTCCAGTATCCGGCAGACGATGTGACTGCTGAATGGCAGACCACTCACTTTAACTTCCACGATATCGATGAGAACGTCCTCAAGCTCGATGTCCTGGGACATGATGATCCTACCATGATTCGGAAGCTCCAGGACTTATCAGGCATTGATCCGAACGATATCCCTATGGATGATCCAGGGGTCATGGCCCTTTTTTCTGGGACAGAAGTGCTAGGGGTGACAGCCGAGCAGATCGGAACGCCGACAGGAATGTTGGGGATTCCAGAGTTTGGGACCAACTTTGTTCGGGGCATGGTTGAAGAGACCCATCCGACGACCTTCGCGGAGTTACTTCAGCTCTCTGGTCTGTCTCACGGTACAGACGTGTGGTTGGGAAATGCTCAAGACTTGATCAAGGCGGGCATTGCCGATCTATCAACCGTTATCGGGTGTCGGGACGACATCATGGTTTACCTCATGCACGCGGGTCTCAAGCCTAAGATGGCCTTTACCATCATGGAGCGCGTGCGGAAAGGGATGTGGCTCAAAATCTCAGAAGAAGAGCGCAATGGCTACATCCAAGCCATGAAGGAAAACAATGTTCCTGAATGGTACATCGAGTCCTGTGGGAAGATCAAGTACATGTTCCCTAAAGCCCATGCGGCGGCCTATGTTATGATGGCCCTTCGTGTGGCCTACTTTAAGGTGCATCATCCACTTTATTATTACTGTGCTTACTTCTCAATTCGGGCCAAGGCCTTTGACATTAAGACCATGGGGGCAGGCCTTGAGGCCGTGAAAGCGCGGATGAAGGAAATCGCTGAAAAACGCAAGAACAACGAAGCTTCCAATGTGGAGATTGACCTCTACACCACCCTTGAGATTGTCAATGAGATGTGGGAGCGGGGCTTCAAGTTTGGCAAGCTAGACCTCTATCGCAGTCAGGCGACAGAATTCTTGATCGATGGGGATACCCTGATTCCACCATTTGTCGCTATGGATGGTCTAGGAGAGAACGTTGCCAAGCAAATCGTGCGAGCGCGTGAAGAAGGAGAATTCCTCTCTAAGACCGAGCTCCGGAAGCGCGGCGGTGTTTCGTCCACTCTGGTTGAAAAGATGGATGAGATGGGCATTCTTGGCAATATGCCAGAGGATAACCAGTTGAGTCTCTTTGATGATTTGTTCTAG
- the essB gene encoding type VII secretion protein EssB, producing the protein MKEEQFTLEEQVFRFEKEETSWRLDLKRSEVDSQDLRNLWILDLHHPLFLEQSMTADQDQIHLTYQTDALGLSAEEIKQLPVSDRLRLAINVLDLAPALELPVTFMLHPINLFVTKDAQVKIAYRGVPGMMVPRKWDQVEFLRQAKCYAVTLFGDWDFMELYQGTLELEDLPDFLVEIRDAASLEEMKALLEKAYQERKEEEEKTLTLVSSRQHRIFKLATVWLSAVVALLLLPLIYLVFFQAPFKEKLLQADTAYLKVDYTGVIDELEGVAPSSLPTTQKYELATSYLQGLNFSEDQKKVILNNVTLKSDSLYLHYWIYIGRHDFTQALDTAKRIDDSDLIIYALRKEIKATRDSEKLSGEQREKKLSELEGEYKKYWDARSKLLEAETDETKSSTSGSTTASSTEGSSTESSSSTTASSTESSDHKE; encoded by the coding sequence GTGAAAGAAGAACAATTTACACTGGAAGAACAAGTCTTCCGTTTTGAAAAAGAAGAAACGAGCTGGCGGCTGGACCTCAAGCGTTCAGAAGTGGATAGCCAGGATTTACGCAATTTATGGATTTTGGATCTCCATCATCCCTTGTTTTTAGAGCAGAGCATGACAGCCGATCAAGACCAAATTCATCTGACCTATCAGACAGATGCTCTAGGCTTGAGTGCTGAAGAAATCAAACAATTACCAGTATCGGACCGTCTGCGTCTAGCTATCAACGTCTTGGATTTGGCGCCGGCCTTGGAGCTTCCAGTGACCTTTATGTTGCATCCCATCAATTTGTTTGTGACCAAGGACGCGCAAGTCAAGATTGCTTACCGTGGGGTTCCGGGGATGATGGTGCCGCGCAAGTGGGATCAGGTTGAATTCTTGCGCCAGGCTAAGTGCTATGCTGTCACTCTTTTTGGGGACTGGGATTTCATGGAGCTCTATCAAGGCACCCTTGAATTAGAAGATCTGCCTGATTTCTTGGTGGAAATTCGTGATGCCGCTAGCTTAGAAGAGATGAAAGCTCTCTTAGAGAAAGCCTACCAAGAACGCAAGGAAGAGGAAGAAAAGACCTTGACCTTGGTTTCAAGTCGTCAACACCGAATCTTTAAGTTGGCAACAGTATGGCTTTCAGCTGTAGTGGCCCTCTTACTCTTGCCTTTGATCTATTTAGTCTTTTTCCAAGCACCCTTTAAAGAAAAGTTGCTTCAAGCGGATACAGCCTATCTCAAAGTAGACTACACCGGTGTGATCGATGAGTTGGAAGGAGTAGCTCCAAGCAGTCTTCCAACGACACAGAAATATGAGTTGGCGACGTCTTATTTGCAAGGCTTGAATTTCTCAGAGGACCAAAAGAAGGTCATCCTTAACAATGTTACGCTCAAGTCAGACAGCCTCTATCTCCACTACTGGATCTATATCGGACGTCATGACTTTACTCAAGCGCTGGATACAGCCAAGCGGATCGACGATTCAGACTTGATTATCTATGCCCTTCGTAAAGAAATCAAGGCGACACGTGATAGCGAAAAACTCTCTGGTGAGCAGCGCGAGAAGAAACTCTCTGAGTTAGAAGGCGAATACAAGAAATACTGGGATGCCCGCTCTAAACTCTTGGAAGCAGAGACAGATGAAACCAAATCTTCCACTAGCGGCTCAACAACAGCTTCATCTACAGAAGGCTCCTCAACAGAAAGTTCGTCTTCTACAACTGCAAGCTCAACCGAGTCTAGCGACCACAAGGAGTAG
- a CDS encoding Fic family protein — translation MVIRKYYLHRWHLSKQEALDKICYEYNRILGNFEVEPLIAIPFFIHDFLCIHPFNNGNGRMSRLLTTLLLYRSGFYVGKYISLEAFIAQNKATYYEALRKARHHWHEEQEDVLPFVKYLLGTILVAYKAFEERFTIIEEKLPAMELVRKATQQKLVRFTKQDILELCPSLSISSIEGALRKLVARGEIQREGIGRATKYKRLK, via the coding sequence ATGGTCATACGGAAGTACTATTTACACCGCTGGCACCTTTCGAAACAGGAAGCTTTGGACAAGATCTGCTATGAATACAATCGCATACTAGGGAATTTTGAAGTGGAACCTCTGATTGCGATCCCTTTTTTCATCCATGATTTCTTATGCATCCACCCCTTTAACAATGGAAATGGGAGAATGAGTCGGTTATTAACGACCCTATTATTATATCGAAGTGGCTTCTATGTAGGGAAATATATCTCCTTAGAAGCTTTCATCGCCCAAAACAAAGCAACATATTATGAAGCTTTAAGAAAAGCAAGACACCATTGGCATGAAGAACAAGAGGACGTACTACCATTTGTGAAATACCTGCTTGGAACCATCCTTGTAGCCTACAAAGCCTTCGAAGAGCGATTTACCATCATCGAAGAAAAACTTCCTGCTATGGAACTCGTCCGAAAAGCAACCCAACAAAAACTAGTACGATTCACCAAGCAAGACATTCTTGAACTCTGCCCATCCCTCAGCATCAGTTCTATTGAAGGCGCACTAAGAAAATTGGTAGCAAGAGGCGAGATCCAGCGAGAAGGCATCGGAAGAGCCACAAAATATAAGAGATTAAAATAA